The Tigriopus californicus strain San Diego chromosome 5, Tcal_SD_v2.1, whole genome shotgun sequence genome includes a region encoding these proteins:
- the LOC131880488 gene encoding uncharacterized protein LOC131880488 isoform X3, which produces MRQFSLLGLTLLLTLNAAFVLAQDEGDAATAPETPAPPPADAGGDNAPAGGDDAPAGGDDAPAPPPGGDPPATAAEGDAPRSGAAQGAGNEPEGEGGAEEGDAEEECEEAWEYVEFMKTEVKENLESILQDTLFQPRPLLEETVTKTMEEVLGIRDAILGRTKAIRSKEDSVKICPEQNIKQEEFLTQIRMQIMSVLLSLIEKDAATPEKLQDVGKQLLAIRTKVNGEITRMIMLRESAATTRSAPKDDCDCGILGELVEGLDNVINQEKNQDDAEEQPNQEGNSNPYQEGEDGADAQAQGAAGEGGDSPVQQLTMLLMTVDAEIRKLYNEILGELDDTARDVLSQELQDLKGISNSLHEALSLLSDLNPEEDQDDIEKILRRDVRSVRNDAKRLLEDCQQRCPGECDSCGAERIDEVADKLADYKANLEDLSEDEAKESIRGDLMQYLTQTNADMTDLLREKAENDELDECGMEKLDVINKVKGPLWMMVNITIFGDANTMTEMVNALEQALSEMRSQYCGPDNSTAPEPKSDDTNECDLEEINKAKEWISDIDEIIANDIFKNENDEGRRKAMLGLIDLKSVMDDRVRELFQDNLQCKEEVEQIKNIYAQKITDCLSEMMNPRYRFDLLGRAERVQCVKDLRILLEDRRGVLLMREIEARINRIGSGVNVVGDENEDQAQGQGEGQENATEG; this is translated from the exons ATGCGACAGTTCTCACTACTAGGCTTGACGCTTTTACTAACACTCAATGCCGCATTCGTATTAGCCCAAGATGAAGGGGACGCTGCCACAGCCCCTGAGACTCCCGCACCTCCTCCGGCCGATGCCGGAGGAGACAATGCCCCAGCCGGAGGAGATGATGCCCCAGCCGGTGGAGATGATGCTCCAGCACCTCCTCCAGGTGGTGATCCTCCAGCCACGGCCGCCGAAGGTGACGCCCCTCGATCGGGGGCTGCTCAAGGCGCTGGAAATGAACCTGAAGGGGAAGGTGGTGCTGAAGAAGGGGACGCTGAAGAAGAGTGCGAAGAGGCATGGGAATATGTGGAATTCATGAAGACAGAAGTCAA GGAAAACCTTGAGAGTATCCTCCAAGATACCCTCTTTCAACCGCGTCCTCTTTTGGAAGAGACCGTGACCAAGACCATGGAAGAAGTGCTGGGTATTCGAGATGCCATTTTGGGTCGCACAAAGGCCATTCGTAGCAAAGAGGACTCTGTGAAGATTTGCCCAGAACAGAACATCAAGCAAGAGGAGTTCCTCACTCAAATTCGCATGCAGATCATGAGCGTGCTTTTGAGCTTGATCGAAAAAGATGCCGCCACTCCCGAAAAGCTTCAGGATGTTGGCAAACAGCTTTTGGCCATCAGGACCAAGGTTAACGGAGAGATCACTCGAATGATCATGTTGAGAGAATCTGCGGCTACCACACGCAGTGCCCCCAAAGACGATTGCGATTGCGGAATCTTGGGTGAACTCGTAGAAGGCCTCGACAACGTGATCAACCAGGAGAAGAATCAAGACGATGCCGAAGAGCAACCCAACCAAGAAGGTAATAGCAATCCTT ACCAAGAAGGCGAGGATGGAGCCGATGCTCAAGCTCAAGGAGCTGCTGGTGAAGGTGGTGACAGCCCTGTCCAACAATTGACGATGCTCCTCATGACCGTGGATGCAGAGATCAggaaattgtacaatgaaatCCTCGGCGAATTGGACGACACCGCTCGAGATGTTCTCTCCCAAGAGCTTCAAGACCTTAAAGGCATCAGCAACAGCCTTCATGAGGCTCTCTCGCTTCTTTCTGATCTGAATCCCgaagaagatcaagatgaTATCGAAAAGATCCTCCGACGAGATGTCCGATCCGTCCGCAATGACGCCAAACGACTCTTGGAAGACTGTCAACAAAGATGTCCCGGAGAGTGCGACAGTTGTGGTGCCGAACGAATTGATGAGGTGGCCGACAAATTGGCCGATTACAAAGCCAATTTGGAGGATCTATCTGAAGATGAGGCCAAAGAGAGCATTCGAGGAGATCTTATGCAATACCT GACTCAAACCAACGCTGACATGACTGATCTCTTGCGGGAGAAGGCTGAAAACGACGAATTAGACGAATGCGGTATGGAGAAGCTCGACGTCATCAACAAAGTCAA GGGCCCATTGTGGATGATGGTGAACATCACCATCTTTGGTGATGCTAATACCATGACAGAGATGGTCAACGCTTTGGA ACAAGCTTTAAGTGAGATGCGCTCGCAATATTGCGGACCCGATAACTCAACCGCACCTGAGCCCAAATCTGATGATACCAATGAATGTGACTTGGAGGagatcaacaaggccaaaGAATGGAT TTCGGATATTGACGAGATCATTGCCAACGACATCTTCAAAAACGAAAACGATGAAGGTCGACGAAAGGCGATGTTGGGTCTGATCGACTTGAAATCTGTCATGGACGACCGAGTACGGGAGCTTTTCCAGGACAATCTCCAATGCAAAGAGGAGGTGGAGCAGATCAAGAACATCTACGCTCAAAAGATCACGGATTGCTTGTCGGAGATGATGAACCCTCGGTACCGATTTGACCTCCTGGGTCGCGCTGAGCGTGTCCAATGTGTCAAAGATCTACGTATCCTCTTGGAGGATCGCCGAGGAGTCCTGCTAATGAGAGAGATCGAGGCCAGGATCAACCGAATTGGTAGCGGCGTTAATGTCGTGGGCGACGAAAATGAAGACCAAGCTCAAGGTCAAGGAGAAGGCCAAGAGAATGCTACCGAG gGTTAA
- the LOC131880488 gene encoding uncharacterized protein LOC131880488 isoform X1, giving the protein MRQFSLLGLTLLLTLNAAFVLAQDEGDAATAPETPAPPPADAGGDNAPAGGDDAPAGGDDAPAPPPGGDPPATAAEGDAPRSGAAQGAGNEPEGEGGAEEGDAEEECEEAWEYVEFMKTEVKENLESILQDTLFQPRPLLEETVTKTMEEVLGIRDAILGRTKAIRSKEDSVKICPEQNIKQEEFLTQIRMQIMSVLLSLIEKDAATPEKLQDVGKQLLAIRTKVNGEITRMIMLRESAATTRSAPKDDCDCGILGELVEGLDNVINQEKNQDDAEEQPNQEGNSNPSRIQFPDQEGEDGADAQAQGAAGEGGDSPVQQLTMLLMTVDAEIRKLYNEILGELDDTARDVLSQELQDLKGISNSLHEALSLLSDLNPEEDQDDIEKILRRDVRSVRNDAKRLLEDCQQRCPGECDSCGAERIDEVADKLADYKANLEDLSEDEAKESIRGDLMQYLTQTNADMTDLLREKAENDELDECGMEKLDVINKVKGPLWMMVNITIFGDANTMTEMVNALEQALSEMRSQYCGPDNSTAPEPKSDDTNECDLEEINKAKEWISDIDEIIANDIFKNENDEGRRKAMLGLIDLKSVMDDRVRELFQDNLQCKEEVEQIKNIYAQKITDCLSEMMNPRYRFDLLGRAERVQCVKDLRILLEDRRGVLLMREIEARINRIGSGVNVVGDENEDQAQGQGEGQENATEG; this is encoded by the exons ATGCGACAGTTCTCACTACTAGGCTTGACGCTTTTACTAACACTCAATGCCGCATTCGTATTAGCCCAAGATGAAGGGGACGCTGCCACAGCCCCTGAGACTCCCGCACCTCCTCCGGCCGATGCCGGAGGAGACAATGCCCCAGCCGGAGGAGATGATGCCCCAGCCGGTGGAGATGATGCTCCAGCACCTCCTCCAGGTGGTGATCCTCCAGCCACGGCCGCCGAAGGTGACGCCCCTCGATCGGGGGCTGCTCAAGGCGCTGGAAATGAACCTGAAGGGGAAGGTGGTGCTGAAGAAGGGGACGCTGAAGAAGAGTGCGAAGAGGCATGGGAATATGTGGAATTCATGAAGACAGAAGTCAA GGAAAACCTTGAGAGTATCCTCCAAGATACCCTCTTTCAACCGCGTCCTCTTTTGGAAGAGACCGTGACCAAGACCATGGAAGAAGTGCTGGGTATTCGAGATGCCATTTTGGGTCGCACAAAGGCCATTCGTAGCAAAGAGGACTCTGTGAAGATTTGCCCAGAACAGAACATCAAGCAAGAGGAGTTCCTCACTCAAATTCGCATGCAGATCATGAGCGTGCTTTTGAGCTTGATCGAAAAAGATGCCGCCACTCCCGAAAAGCTTCAGGATGTTGGCAAACAGCTTTTGGCCATCAGGACCAAGGTTAACGGAGAGATCACTCGAATGATCATGTTGAGAGAATCTGCGGCTACCACACGCAGTGCCCCCAAAGACGATTGCGATTGCGGAATCTTGGGTGAACTCGTAGAAGGCCTCGACAACGTGATCAACCAGGAGAAGAATCAAGACGATGCCGAAGAGCAACCCAACCAAGAAGGTAATAGCAATCCTT CGAGAATTCAATTCCCAGACCAAGAAGGCGAGGATGGAGCCGATGCTCAAGCTCAAGGAGCTGCTGGTGAAGGTGGTGACAGCCCTGTCCAACAATTGACGATGCTCCTCATGACCGTGGATGCAGAGATCAggaaattgtacaatgaaatCCTCGGCGAATTGGACGACACCGCTCGAGATGTTCTCTCCCAAGAGCTTCAAGACCTTAAAGGCATCAGCAACAGCCTTCATGAGGCTCTCTCGCTTCTTTCTGATCTGAATCCCgaagaagatcaagatgaTATCGAAAAGATCCTCCGACGAGATGTCCGATCCGTCCGCAATGACGCCAAACGACTCTTGGAAGACTGTCAACAAAGATGTCCCGGAGAGTGCGACAGTTGTGGTGCCGAACGAATTGATGAGGTGGCCGACAAATTGGCCGATTACAAAGCCAATTTGGAGGATCTATCTGAAGATGAGGCCAAAGAGAGCATTCGAGGAGATCTTATGCAATACCT GACTCAAACCAACGCTGACATGACTGATCTCTTGCGGGAGAAGGCTGAAAACGACGAATTAGACGAATGCGGTATGGAGAAGCTCGACGTCATCAACAAAGTCAA GGGCCCATTGTGGATGATGGTGAACATCACCATCTTTGGTGATGCTAATACCATGACAGAGATGGTCAACGCTTTGGA ACAAGCTTTAAGTGAGATGCGCTCGCAATATTGCGGACCCGATAACTCAACCGCACCTGAGCCCAAATCTGATGATACCAATGAATGTGACTTGGAGGagatcaacaaggccaaaGAATGGAT TTCGGATATTGACGAGATCATTGCCAACGACATCTTCAAAAACGAAAACGATGAAGGTCGACGAAAGGCGATGTTGGGTCTGATCGACTTGAAATCTGTCATGGACGACCGAGTACGGGAGCTTTTCCAGGACAATCTCCAATGCAAAGAGGAGGTGGAGCAGATCAAGAACATCTACGCTCAAAAGATCACGGATTGCTTGTCGGAGATGATGAACCCTCGGTACCGATTTGACCTCCTGGGTCGCGCTGAGCGTGTCCAATGTGTCAAAGATCTACGTATCCTCTTGGAGGATCGCCGAGGAGTCCTGCTAATGAGAGAGATCGAGGCCAGGATCAACCGAATTGGTAGCGGCGTTAATGTCGTGGGCGACGAAAATGAAGACCAAGCTCAAGGTCAAGGAGAAGGCCAAGAGAATGCTACCGAG gGTTAA
- the LOC131880488 gene encoding uncharacterized protein LOC131880488 isoform X2, protein MRQFSLLGLTLLLTLNAAFVLAQDEGDAATAPETPAPPPADAGGDNAPAGGDDAPAGGDDAPAPPPGGDPPATAAEGDAPRSGAAQGAGNEPEGEGGAEEGDAEEECEEAWEYVEFMKTEVKENLESILQDTLFQPRPLLEETVTKTMEEVLGIRDAILGRTKAIRSKEDSVKICPEQNIKQEEFLTQIRMQIMSVLLSLIEKDAATPEKLQDVGKQLLAIRTKVNGEITRMIMLRESAATTRSAPKDDCDCGILGELVEGLDNVINQEKNQDDAEEQPNQEARIQFPDQEGEDGADAQAQGAAGEGGDSPVQQLTMLLMTVDAEIRKLYNEILGELDDTARDVLSQELQDLKGISNSLHEALSLLSDLNPEEDQDDIEKILRRDVRSVRNDAKRLLEDCQQRCPGECDSCGAERIDEVADKLADYKANLEDLSEDEAKESIRGDLMQYLTQTNADMTDLLREKAENDELDECGMEKLDVINKVKGPLWMMVNITIFGDANTMTEMVNALEQALSEMRSQYCGPDNSTAPEPKSDDTNECDLEEINKAKEWISDIDEIIANDIFKNENDEGRRKAMLGLIDLKSVMDDRVRELFQDNLQCKEEVEQIKNIYAQKITDCLSEMMNPRYRFDLLGRAERVQCVKDLRILLEDRRGVLLMREIEARINRIGSGVNVVGDENEDQAQGQGEGQENATEG, encoded by the exons ATGCGACAGTTCTCACTACTAGGCTTGACGCTTTTACTAACACTCAATGCCGCATTCGTATTAGCCCAAGATGAAGGGGACGCTGCCACAGCCCCTGAGACTCCCGCACCTCCTCCGGCCGATGCCGGAGGAGACAATGCCCCAGCCGGAGGAGATGATGCCCCAGCCGGTGGAGATGATGCTCCAGCACCTCCTCCAGGTGGTGATCCTCCAGCCACGGCCGCCGAAGGTGACGCCCCTCGATCGGGGGCTGCTCAAGGCGCTGGAAATGAACCTGAAGGGGAAGGTGGTGCTGAAGAAGGGGACGCTGAAGAAGAGTGCGAAGAGGCATGGGAATATGTGGAATTCATGAAGACAGAAGTCAA GGAAAACCTTGAGAGTATCCTCCAAGATACCCTCTTTCAACCGCGTCCTCTTTTGGAAGAGACCGTGACCAAGACCATGGAAGAAGTGCTGGGTATTCGAGATGCCATTTTGGGTCGCACAAAGGCCATTCGTAGCAAAGAGGACTCTGTGAAGATTTGCCCAGAACAGAACATCAAGCAAGAGGAGTTCCTCACTCAAATTCGCATGCAGATCATGAGCGTGCTTTTGAGCTTGATCGAAAAAGATGCCGCCACTCCCGAAAAGCTTCAGGATGTTGGCAAACAGCTTTTGGCCATCAGGACCAAGGTTAACGGAGAGATCACTCGAATGATCATGTTGAGAGAATCTGCGGCTACCACACGCAGTGCCCCCAAAGACGATTGCGATTGCGGAATCTTGGGTGAACTCGTAGAAGGCCTCGACAACGTGATCAACCAGGAGAAGAATCAAGACGATGCCGAAGAGCAACCCAACCAAGAAG CGAGAATTCAATTCCCAGACCAAGAAGGCGAGGATGGAGCCGATGCTCAAGCTCAAGGAGCTGCTGGTGAAGGTGGTGACAGCCCTGTCCAACAATTGACGATGCTCCTCATGACCGTGGATGCAGAGATCAggaaattgtacaatgaaatCCTCGGCGAATTGGACGACACCGCTCGAGATGTTCTCTCCCAAGAGCTTCAAGACCTTAAAGGCATCAGCAACAGCCTTCATGAGGCTCTCTCGCTTCTTTCTGATCTGAATCCCgaagaagatcaagatgaTATCGAAAAGATCCTCCGACGAGATGTCCGATCCGTCCGCAATGACGCCAAACGACTCTTGGAAGACTGTCAACAAAGATGTCCCGGAGAGTGCGACAGTTGTGGTGCCGAACGAATTGATGAGGTGGCCGACAAATTGGCCGATTACAAAGCCAATTTGGAGGATCTATCTGAAGATGAGGCCAAAGAGAGCATTCGAGGAGATCTTATGCAATACCT GACTCAAACCAACGCTGACATGACTGATCTCTTGCGGGAGAAGGCTGAAAACGACGAATTAGACGAATGCGGTATGGAGAAGCTCGACGTCATCAACAAAGTCAA GGGCCCATTGTGGATGATGGTGAACATCACCATCTTTGGTGATGCTAATACCATGACAGAGATGGTCAACGCTTTGGA ACAAGCTTTAAGTGAGATGCGCTCGCAATATTGCGGACCCGATAACTCAACCGCACCTGAGCCCAAATCTGATGATACCAATGAATGTGACTTGGAGGagatcaacaaggccaaaGAATGGAT TTCGGATATTGACGAGATCATTGCCAACGACATCTTCAAAAACGAAAACGATGAAGGTCGACGAAAGGCGATGTTGGGTCTGATCGACTTGAAATCTGTCATGGACGACCGAGTACGGGAGCTTTTCCAGGACAATCTCCAATGCAAAGAGGAGGTGGAGCAGATCAAGAACATCTACGCTCAAAAGATCACGGATTGCTTGTCGGAGATGATGAACCCTCGGTACCGATTTGACCTCCTGGGTCGCGCTGAGCGTGTCCAATGTGTCAAAGATCTACGTATCCTCTTGGAGGATCGCCGAGGAGTCCTGCTAATGAGAGAGATCGAGGCCAGGATCAACCGAATTGGTAGCGGCGTTAATGTCGTGGGCGACGAAAATGAAGACCAAGCTCAAGGTCAAGGAGAAGGCCAAGAGAATGCTACCGAG gGTTAA
- the LOC131880488 gene encoding uncharacterized protein LOC131880488 isoform X4 — protein MRQFSLLGLTLLLTLNAAFVLAQDEGDAATAPETPAPPPADAGGDNAPAGGDDAPAGGDDAPAPPPGGDPPATAAEGDAPRSGAAQGAGNEPEGEGGAEEGDAEEECEEAWEYVEFMKTEVKENLESILQDTLFQPRPLLEETVTKTMEEVLGIRDAILGRTKAIRSKEDSVKICPEQNIKQEEFLTQIRMQIMSVLLSLIEKDAATPEKLQDVGKQLLAIRTKVNGEITRMIMLRESAATTRSAPKDDCDCGILGELVEGLDNVINQEKNQDDAEEQPNQEDQEGEDGADAQAQGAAGEGGDSPVQQLTMLLMTVDAEIRKLYNEILGELDDTARDVLSQELQDLKGISNSLHEALSLLSDLNPEEDQDDIEKILRRDVRSVRNDAKRLLEDCQQRCPGECDSCGAERIDEVADKLADYKANLEDLSEDEAKESIRGDLMQYLTQTNADMTDLLREKAENDELDECGMEKLDVINKVKGPLWMMVNITIFGDANTMTEMVNALEQALSEMRSQYCGPDNSTAPEPKSDDTNECDLEEINKAKEWISDIDEIIANDIFKNENDEGRRKAMLGLIDLKSVMDDRVRELFQDNLQCKEEVEQIKNIYAQKITDCLSEMMNPRYRFDLLGRAERVQCVKDLRILLEDRRGVLLMREIEARINRIGSGVNVVGDENEDQAQGQGEGQENATEG, from the exons ATGCGACAGTTCTCACTACTAGGCTTGACGCTTTTACTAACACTCAATGCCGCATTCGTATTAGCCCAAGATGAAGGGGACGCTGCCACAGCCCCTGAGACTCCCGCACCTCCTCCGGCCGATGCCGGAGGAGACAATGCCCCAGCCGGAGGAGATGATGCCCCAGCCGGTGGAGATGATGCTCCAGCACCTCCTCCAGGTGGTGATCCTCCAGCCACGGCCGCCGAAGGTGACGCCCCTCGATCGGGGGCTGCTCAAGGCGCTGGAAATGAACCTGAAGGGGAAGGTGGTGCTGAAGAAGGGGACGCTGAAGAAGAGTGCGAAGAGGCATGGGAATATGTGGAATTCATGAAGACAGAAGTCAA GGAAAACCTTGAGAGTATCCTCCAAGATACCCTCTTTCAACCGCGTCCTCTTTTGGAAGAGACCGTGACCAAGACCATGGAAGAAGTGCTGGGTATTCGAGATGCCATTTTGGGTCGCACAAAGGCCATTCGTAGCAAAGAGGACTCTGTGAAGATTTGCCCAGAACAGAACATCAAGCAAGAGGAGTTCCTCACTCAAATTCGCATGCAGATCATGAGCGTGCTTTTGAGCTTGATCGAAAAAGATGCCGCCACTCCCGAAAAGCTTCAGGATGTTGGCAAACAGCTTTTGGCCATCAGGACCAAGGTTAACGGAGAGATCACTCGAATGATCATGTTGAGAGAATCTGCGGCTACCACACGCAGTGCCCCCAAAGACGATTGCGATTGCGGAATCTTGGGTGAACTCGTAGAAGGCCTCGACAACGTGATCAACCAGGAGAAGAATCAAGACGATGCCGAAGAGCAACCCAACCAAGAAG ACCAAGAAGGCGAGGATGGAGCCGATGCTCAAGCTCAAGGAGCTGCTGGTGAAGGTGGTGACAGCCCTGTCCAACAATTGACGATGCTCCTCATGACCGTGGATGCAGAGATCAggaaattgtacaatgaaatCCTCGGCGAATTGGACGACACCGCTCGAGATGTTCTCTCCCAAGAGCTTCAAGACCTTAAAGGCATCAGCAACAGCCTTCATGAGGCTCTCTCGCTTCTTTCTGATCTGAATCCCgaagaagatcaagatgaTATCGAAAAGATCCTCCGACGAGATGTCCGATCCGTCCGCAATGACGCCAAACGACTCTTGGAAGACTGTCAACAAAGATGTCCCGGAGAGTGCGACAGTTGTGGTGCCGAACGAATTGATGAGGTGGCCGACAAATTGGCCGATTACAAAGCCAATTTGGAGGATCTATCTGAAGATGAGGCCAAAGAGAGCATTCGAGGAGATCTTATGCAATACCT GACTCAAACCAACGCTGACATGACTGATCTCTTGCGGGAGAAGGCTGAAAACGACGAATTAGACGAATGCGGTATGGAGAAGCTCGACGTCATCAACAAAGTCAA GGGCCCATTGTGGATGATGGTGAACATCACCATCTTTGGTGATGCTAATACCATGACAGAGATGGTCAACGCTTTGGA ACAAGCTTTAAGTGAGATGCGCTCGCAATATTGCGGACCCGATAACTCAACCGCACCTGAGCCCAAATCTGATGATACCAATGAATGTGACTTGGAGGagatcaacaaggccaaaGAATGGAT TTCGGATATTGACGAGATCATTGCCAACGACATCTTCAAAAACGAAAACGATGAAGGTCGACGAAAGGCGATGTTGGGTCTGATCGACTTGAAATCTGTCATGGACGACCGAGTACGGGAGCTTTTCCAGGACAATCTCCAATGCAAAGAGGAGGTGGAGCAGATCAAGAACATCTACGCTCAAAAGATCACGGATTGCTTGTCGGAGATGATGAACCCTCGGTACCGATTTGACCTCCTGGGTCGCGCTGAGCGTGTCCAATGTGTCAAAGATCTACGTATCCTCTTGGAGGATCGCCGAGGAGTCCTGCTAATGAGAGAGATCGAGGCCAGGATCAACCGAATTGGTAGCGGCGTTAATGTCGTGGGCGACGAAAATGAAGACCAAGCTCAAGGTCAAGGAGAAGGCCAAGAGAATGCTACCGAG gGTTAA